The DNA sequence AGACACGACGGTCCGTACATCAGTATACAGACGAGGATATCGACGACGATACGCTCGAAGCGATCTTCGAGCAGGTCCGCTACTCGCCGTCGAGCTTCAACCTTCAGCCGTGGGAGTTCCTCGTTGTCCGTGACGAGGACAACCTCGCACGCCTGCAGGAGGCCGCAAACGGACAGGAGACCGTCGGCGAGTCGGGTGCGACCGTGGTCGTGCTGGGTAACAAAGACCCGGCGGCACACGCCGACCGCATCTTCGGCGACTGGCTCGACAAGGGCTACATCCCGAACGAGGAGGTTCGCGACAACCTCATCGGCGTCGCGGAGAACATGGCCGAGATGCCGGAAGACGAGCGTCGCGTCTGGACGACGCGGAGCACCGCGC is a window from the Halogranum gelatinilyticum genome containing:
- a CDS encoding nitroreductase family protein produces the protein MEFDEVIETRRSVHQYTDEDIDDDTLEAIFEQVRYSPSSFNLQPWEFLVVRDEDNLARLQEAANGQETVGESGATVVVLGNKDPAAHADRIFGDWLDKGYIPNEEVRDNLIGVAENMAEMPEDERRVWTTRSTALAAMSLMHAAWDNGVASCPMEGFDADALVDAFDIDDGYEPVMLVTLGYATEDADDLENGRKVRRSVDEIVHHETFEPETVDAAAADD